The segment aataaaaacatacaaTGGTTTAAacattatacattttataaatattatactaatgcatatataaattttttgaaCTATCGAatggatatattttatcaatatatgaatatttttgtaaataaaaaaaaaaatatatatattcatacaaaaggaaataataatggaattatatattattttactaGATATAAAcatgtttttttaaattcaaatatattctttcattttataaataatcaaaaaGTCTATTTAGATTTTTCCACAGGTgctgatttatatataaaatttttgcacttgcaagaaaaaatatataatttatcatcAATCGTTAATcgtgatatttttttattatcatccaaCTATGAAgatgttaataataagacGAATTATAATAAACCAAACTtaattaaagaaataaaaagaaatataaatatacacatttgGACTAATGCTCAAAAGGAAGAATTTCGGTACCatttaaagaaaattaaatttaagaaattttataattaaacgtctttttttttttttttctttttttttttatttacctGAATTATGtattaatgatgatattataaataaataaaaatatatatatatatatatatatatatattttattcaattatatattaaaaagatgtaattttgttttatatattatttatatatatattttttgtatgttactttttttttttttttttgttttattgttttatttttatttttttttacccttaataatatgaacaaaaaaaaaaaaaaaaaattatggctaattaaaaataatttgtttCAAATTAAaggataatttatttataaataaataaatgaaaaaagataaaaaaacaaaaaaaaaatatatattttaataaatatattcttataatatatatatttatatatatatatagaacatatataaaatattatatatatatattttgtaatatcCTAATAGtgcttatatttttaattgtagatgatataatatagtattatataaattttaccccccttttttcttcttctattGCCTTATAAAATTTGcgcatatattttaaaatatatattatatatatatatatatatatataataagccCATGATTTATGAAGGAGAAATATGAATATgttttttgataaatatattttatattaataaacatataaatatatatgttttaaaagtTTTTATCAAATAGTTTTGTGTAAAtacttattataaaaaaacatatacttataaattttgaaacataccatataaaacatattaatatattattatatatttttaatatatttatttataatttaaaaggtataagaaaaaaacttaatataataaaatattaatatacatattttttttctcctttgttttttcttatttataattaatatatattttgtatttttgtttattcttttaattatttaatttttttttttttttttttatctatatattgttattataaacattcatcaaaatgaacaaataataaataaataaatgaatatatatatatattatatatatatagaacaaaagtcatatatttattttttttttattttttactatttaattttttattatattttttatttttttgtggtGCTTTTGTTTGCTTAAAAAGTATGATATACCTTAAaggagaaaataaaattataagtataaatgaagaagatataaatgatgagaattatattataataaaaagtatcCTAAAAGATGAGAAGATTTGTATGAATGGTTGGATTCAAAtaagttttatattttatgaaaagaattattataaattatttttagacTTGATTAAAGAAGGAGACATATTTTTTGaggattataataataagatatttaatatattattgttagtatataatttagaaaaaataataaatgtaaaaaatgaaaataaagaagatgaattaaaaataaaattagaaaattTACTAAATCAAATTGAGAAGAagattaaagaaaaaaacgaCAATCAtaaagaaatagaaaaatataattccgATACTGAAAATAAAgatgtaaataaattattgaataataattcagaatataataataagaattattataataaatatgattatttatcCTATCTTATGattaaaggaatatataatattaatatgtatttatatttattaaataaatatgattataaatgtggtacaaataatttattttcttcatcagtTATAAAAAAGACAATAGATTCTTCAATAAATGTAAATGgaaatgttataataaataataatgaatttaCAAATcctttaaattatttaattcatagtataaatatttttattttattattgaaaaaaaataattttgattttatttcttccatatatttatctttcgCCTTATgcttaatttataaattagaTGCTTGTATTCAATTTTCatcatatgtattaataagaATTATCCATTTCCAAAATTTTCTAAACTTATTATTAGAAGATTATAAGATTAAATATGTccataaaaataacaatccAGATAATAGAAGTATAACAAAGAATAATGTACAAGATATGAATGAAAgcaaagatgaaaaaaaaaaaacagtgaaaaaaaaaaaattcttttttttcggAACTtcagaaaatgaagaagataataatatagataataattcaaataataataattctgaTAACAATTtagataatacatataaatatattcaaataaaaaatttgatgaatatatcaaataatataaaatctatattaaaatatattattggtatatgttatttaaaaaaaaaaaatttctccCTCGCTTCTTATTGTTTTACTTCATCTATAAAAATTGATAATAACAAATGTGCATATATATCAAActcttctttattattaatgaattatgtgaataaaattatagagcataataattttatatatattaatgagttcaattttttaaaatactcgaataattatttatctacaaataattacaataatttggaaaattatcaaaatgatgaggagaataaaaaaaaggatataaaaataggaacacatcaaaataatactcaaaatattaacaatatgcataatattcataataataataataataataataatagtaatattaatagaCATTACAATTCTGTTGACATATCTAATGAAGGTTCAAATTTGGATAGCATAATACATAAGGAACAATTTTATCATGAAGAAAATTTACAActtaaaggaaaaaaaaatacaaaaacatATCAAGGAATTTCCattagtagtaataataatttcgtAAATCTTTTAAGAAAAGTACATAtgaaagatataataaatttaactttattttattattataattatttagaaggtggtatattaaaatgttcaCAAAATTTAAAGCAGTTATTAAATTGttgtgatatatatatattagataaaaatgatatatatgaatatgatGAATCAATTGAATCaattaataatgaaaatatatttgtaaaaaataaaaaatggaaagatatatatttaaataataatataatttctttatattttgatttatgTGAAATATGGTTAATTCAAGGAAATTATCGAGCTATACTtcttttgaaaataataaaacataaaataaattttaattatattaacaaaaaagcCTTaagtaaatattattttttaattggtatatattatcatatattacagaatatgaaaaaagcattaatgtattatcataaaagctttcttatatataaaaataatataagcagatattattatacaatatgttgtatacatttaaaaaaatataataaggcAAAAAgcaatttaatatatttatataaaaagtgtAGAAATGCTTATGtcattaaattatatgtctatttttttgtacaCACAtcgaatatatatttgaattataATGTACTAAATAAggaaacaataaaaaaaaaagaaatcaaCAGgagggaaaataaaaatgatgtaaATAGAAATGAGTTGCATAAAAATGATAcccataataatgatatcaCATCAAACCATATTGATTCCCATATGAATAATCAAACAAATGATTACGTAAGTTACCATATAGATAACAAATTCTGTAAAAGCAATAGAAATCAACATGTAAAAATTCTACACAAGGTGTTACTTAATATGAtagaaattattaataaaaatgaaataatatttgataataatttagatataattttattaaaagccAAAATTTATGAATTgctaataacaaaatatagtaatgaatatattgaaagctattttaaattattagatgatatatatgaagtaaaatatttttttactataaaaaataagtcCCCTAAATTATCCAtagaattaattaataattatattgtatcTATGTTTTACTGTAATTATAAGCAAAAAAGTTTAGGATTGatagaattattaaaagatgaaatattttgtaagataaaaaaatttcatacatattatacatacGCTATTTTATGTAAGGGTAAATCATCCTTATGTAATATAGACAATCTTTTAAACAAAGACAAATTATACAATGTAGCGACAAGGAAAGAGGTGAACCACATTTAccaagataaaaataataaaagaaaaagtaatTGTGATAATACAACTATtggtcataataataaacgaagaaaaaatgaaatacatgataaagatttaaaaattgaagaacaaaatttttatgatcaaaaaaaaaaagatgatatAGACATAAATGAAAGCATACATTTTCATGAGAATGTTATAAATTCAATAAATAGATCCAAATTAAAATGTAAAGAAATgcttcaaaaaaatataaaaaaactaaaatatattaaagatatattaagATATCATCGTATATttgaaatacaaaataatataataaatataaaaaaccataatatgataaaaaaaaaaaatactcatgaaatatataataaaatcatgaaaaaggaaagatatataaatctTATAAATTATCTAAAAAAGCTATACATAACCATTTCCTTTAAcaacataattttattagaAATTGTTgggtataaaaatatatgtataaatatgtataaaatatttacagaaatatatataaattatgaatgTGCTTTTATAAGATtagcaaatatatatataaaaaataaaaacttttTAAAAGCTAAACAAATTATAGATAATGGATTACAAAAAAATCCTAGTTCTATAAaattacatttattaaaatcatATATGCATTATAAAAGAAAGCATTATGATtatagtatatatacattGGAAAAGTTAAAAAGAGaagatcaaaataaaaatgtaaatataaataaaaataatccacataataatgatagtattttaattaatacatacatatctATAATAAAGtttcataaaattaaagaatgCAAAAgcaaagaagaaaaaaattctataataaacgaaatatataataaaatacaactattattagaaaaaaaaagtaattattttatagcTAATTTAATAGGAGTGCtattgaatataaataataaatatgatatagcTTATGAATcctttcaaataataattgactcatatgaaaaattatctttttattatatatcaagtataaaaaatattatttatcttatgtttaatcatttaataagaaataatcatataataaataataaattatttctcaataaattaaatttattttttaatctaAGTGTCAAATACGGACTTAacgataaaaaaatttatttgtgttattcaaattatttacatgttttggaaaaatatgatgacgctattaatttattatatctatgTTATAAGAAGTGGCCTTATgatatttctatattaaattcattaattataattattgatTCTTGTGTATCCAAATATTTGAGTTATGAATATGTAGatctaaaaaatattttttttatgaaaggATTAATACATTTTTCCTTTCAAGTAATATATACGTTATTATATCTTAAGCATTTTACCACAACGGCtcctttattatcatcaggTAGGTTGTATGATATGTATAATTCAGAAAATGTAAtttgtgtatatatgtgtacatttgggaaatataaataaataaatatatatatatatatatatatatatatatatatatatatgtatgtatattattatattattatattattttattttttttagatgAAAAGTACAATTACTATAAGGAAGGAGATTATATCAttgagataaaaaaaaagaacttgGAAATTTTGGCTAGcagaaaatatttaatatccacatataaaaaatttgaagAAAAAATCAAGCCATATATAGAAAGCAGCTTACCAACTATGTTAAAGCAAAAGAAATTGTATGAGATGAAGAAAGTtaatatacaaaagaaaatctatgaagaaaagaaaagaaaacaaatgaatttagaaatgatgaaaaaaaaaagtgaagaAAATTTGCATGCAGAATTATTAAGAGATGTTAATGAAATAACATATCACATAtctgataaaataaatgtaagtGAACAAAGagataattctttttatattaatgatcatcaaaatgatattatacAAGAAACAAATGAAATTCAGTTGGATAGTATACCTACACCTTcaaataagaatattatcAATGTAGAGGAGGAAAATTCATCTTTTGAAGAATCACGTAATTATGAATCTTCAGACAATAGTTCTGATTTATTTGAAGAGCCAAGTccaaaaaagagaaaaaaggTTATTGATTAAAAATGACATAATGGGGAATAgacatatacataaatatgtatatatatatatatatgtacatatatatatgtatataatatatattggaaatgttaaaaatatttgatctcttttttattattttttttttttttttttggtaatttataaaactattatgttatattttatatatttttaaaatttttttattgtgaAGATTagtttaaaataaaaatgataaaacttgttgaaaaaaattaaaatttaatatgtgtatatattacataaatatatatatatatatatatatatatatatatatatatatatatatcacataaatatatatacatatataattatataatgcttacaaaaaaaaaaaaaaaaaaaaaaatgtacatgATATAGGCAACTAAACAATACCATCATGCACATAAACACTTAATTGTAATTCATCTTTTTGCAAATCAAGTTCATCGaatttacaaaaattataacaattCTGATAATATTCTTTTGACAAATATGTAAAGGGTCCTCTAACAATACCATTAAGAGAAAAGCATATATATTCATCGAGCAAGGAATACTTTTCAAGTTGTTTCAAGCCAATACTTACATAGCTGAAAagtgttaaaaaaaatataaattaaatataaaaataaagatattatataaatatatatatatgtatatatgtatgtatgtatgtatacaCGTTATGTGAATGCttcattttatttctatattttttttttttcccataTTGATTAAACTTCAATTTATGTACATATGACATATGACAACTTTGTtcagatataatatattacagtCCTGtacgatttttttttttaaacttactttttttttgaggACTTATGTCCATCTATCCATATTTTCAATTTGAATGATTTTTTCCCTGCGAAGGTAAAGGCGGAAGTAGTCAAAGGAATGTTTCCCATTTCTCGGAATCTCCAAAATAGtttctaaaaaataaaatgtaaatatacataagTGTAATGAATTTAAGATCAAGCacacatattaatattaatatatatatatatatatatatgtgagaatatttttatgtgtgtatataatttCCCTTTATACCTCTTGAACGTTCCGTATTGTCCATATAAccttataattatgtatgtGAAGTGAATCAACCTTGTTTATATTACTTATAGTAAAGGCATctgtgattttttttttcaaagtaTAATCTTTGtctatattcatatataaatacttattattattcatgttaatataatattctaaataatgattcatttttattttatcatctgTGATTTT is part of the Plasmodium falciparum 3D7 genome assembly, chromosome: 9 genome and harbors:
- a CDS encoding tetratricopeptide repeat protein, putative, translated to MIYLKGENKIISINEEDINDENYIIIKSILKDEKICMNGWIQISFIFYEKNYYKLFLDLIKEGDIFFEDYNNKIFNILLLVYNLEKIINVKNENKEDELKIKLENLLNQIEKKIKEKNDNHKEIEKYNSDTENKDVNKLLNNNSEYNNKNYYNKYDYLSYLMIKGIYNINMYLYLLNKYDYKCGTNNLFSSSVIKKTIDSSINVNGNVIINNNEFTNPLNYLIHSINIFILLLKKNNFDFISSIYLSFALCLIYKLDACIQFSSYVLIRIIHFQNFLNLLLEDYKIKYVHKNNNPDNRSITKNNVQDMNESKDEKKKTVKKKKFFFFGTSENEEDNNIDNNSNNNNSDNNLDNTYKYIQIKNLMNISNNIKSILKYIIGICYLKKKNFSLASYCFTSSIKIDNNKCAYISNSSLLLMNYVNKIIEHNNFIYINEFNFLKYSNNYLSTNNYNNLENYQNDEENKKKDIKIGTHQNNTQNINNMHNIHNNNNNNNNSNINRHYNSVDISNEGSNLDSIIHKEQFYHEENLQLKGKKNTKTYQGISISSNNNFVNLLRKVHMKDIINLTLFYYYNYLEGGILKCSQNLKQLLNCCDIYILDKNDIYEYDESIESINNENIFVKNKKWKDIYLNNNIISLYFDLCEIWLIQGNYRAILLLKIIKHKINFNYINKKALSKYYFLIGIYYHILQNMKKALMYYHKSFLIYKNNISRYYYTICCIHLKKYNKAKSNLIYLYKKCRNAYVIKLYVYFFVHTSNIYLNYNVLNKETIKKKEINRRENKNDVNRNELHKNDTHNNDITSNHIDSHMNNQTNDYVSYHIDNKFCKSNRNQHVKILHKVLLNMIEIINKNEIIFDNNLDIILLKAKIYELLITKYSNEYIESYFKLLDDIYEVKYFFTIKNKSPKLSIELINNYIVSMFYCNYKQKSLGLIELLKDEIFCKIKKFHTYYTYAILCKGKSSLCNIDNLLNKDKLYNVATRKEVNHIYQDKNNKRKSNCDNTTIGHNNKRRKNEIHDKDLKIEEQNFYDQKKKDDIDINESIHFHENVINSINRSKLKCKEMLQKNIKKLKYIKDILRYHRIFEIQNNIINIKNHNMIKKKNTHEIYNKIMKKERYINLINYLKKLYITISFNNIILLEIVGYKNICINMYKIFTEIYINYECAFIRLANIYIKNKNFLKAKQIIDNGLQKNPSSIKLHLLKSYMHYKRKHYDYSIYTLEKLKREDQNKNVNINKNNPHNNDSILINTYISIIKFHKIKECKSKEEKNSIINEIYNKIQLLLEKKSNYFIANLIGVLLNINNKYDIAYESFQIIIDSYEKLSFYYISSIKNIIYLMFNHLIRNNHIINNKLFLNKLNLFFNLSVKYGLNDKKIYLCYSNYLHVLEKYDDAINLLYLCYKKWPYDISILNSLIIIIDSCVSKYLSYEYVDLKNIFFMKGLIHFSFQVIYTLLYLKHFTTTAPLLSSDEKYNYYKEGDYIIEIKKKNLEILASRKYLISTYKKFEEKIKPYIESSLPTMLKQKKLYEMKKVNIQKKIYEEKKRKQMNLEMMKKKSEENLHAELLRDVNEITYHISDKINVSEQRDNSFYINDHQNDIIQETNEIQLDSIPTPSNKNIINVEEENSSFEESRNYESSDNSSDLFEEPSPKKRKKVID